Proteins from a genomic interval of Cucumis melo cultivar AY chromosome 7, USDA_Cmelo_AY_1.0, whole genome shotgun sequence:
- the LOC103501175 gene encoding polyadenylate-binding protein-interacting protein 12, giving the protein MAVAENVGPKIGSPSQTLDNTLVSSDSNDPNHVENQKPMNDSTLPINADSDFHPNPNDQNLQKKVHLQDRAGAATSFSLPSPNFKPQMGGQMQNGFETNPQSLMVNSASAYGINQRPNGVINGADGGDTFKRDMRDLEELLSKLNPMAEEFVPPSLAKNFSGYFTGAGLGYTNDFLLQPNSVNNEGNNSRRKKNGFSQGRRRMNNKMNAVKRDEMTRRTVYVSDIDQQVTEELLATVFASCGEVVDCRICGDPNSILHFAFIEFTDEEGARASLNLSGTVLGFYPVRVLPSKTAIAPVNPDFLPRSDDEREMCSRTIYCTNIDKKVTQAEVKLFFESLCGEVQRLRLLGDYHHSTRIAFVEFTMAESAIAALNCSGVVLGSLPIRVSPSKTPVRPRSPRAQLN; this is encoded by the exons ATGGCGGTTGCTGAGAATGTTGGACCCAAAATCGGCTCTCCAAGTCAAACTTTGGATAACACCTTGGTTTCCTCCGATTCTAATGACCCCAACCATGTTGAAAATCAGAAGCCTATGAACGATTCTACGCTTCCGATTAATGCAGATTCCGACTTTCATCCCAACCCCAATGATCAGAATTTGCAGAAGAAGGTACATCTTCAGGACAGAGCTGGTGCCGCAACTTCTTTTTCACTTCCTTCCCCCAATTTCAAGCCCCAAATGGGTGGTCAGATGCAGAACGGCTTTGAAACTAATCCCCAGTCGTTGATGGTGAACTCTGCTTCTGCTTATGGGATAAATCAGAGGCCTAACGGTGTCATTAATGGAGCCGATGGAGGGGACACCTTTAAGAGAGATATGAGGGATCTGGAGGAGTTACTGTCCAAATTGAATCCCATGGCTGAGGAATTTGTCCCTCCTTCACTAGCCAAAAACTTTTCTGGTTACTTCACCGGTGCTGGCCTTGGGTATACTAACGACTTTCTATTGCAACCTAATTCTGTCAACAACGAAGGGAATAATAGTCGAAGG AAGAAGAATGGTTTTAGTCAAGGGAGACGGAGGAtgaataataagatgaatgcaGTGAAACGAGATGAGATGACCAGAAGGACAGTGTATGTATCAGACATCGATCAGCAG GTGACTGAAGAGCTACTTGCTACTGTCTTTGCTAGCTGCGGAGAG GTTGTTGACTGTCGTATCTGTGGTGATCCCAACTCCATTCTTCATTTTGCCTTCATTGAGTTCACTGATGAAG AGGGTGCAAGGGCTTCCTTGAATCTTTCGGGGACAGTGCTTGGTTTCTATCCAGTCAGAGTGCTCCCCTCAAAAACTGCAATAGCACCGGTCAATCCTGACTTCTTACCCAGG TCGGACGACGAACGTGAGATGTGCTCAAGAACCATCTATTGTACAAATATTGACAAGAAG GTTACTCAAGCAGAGGTCAAGTTGTTCTTTGAATCACTATGTGGAGAG GTTCAGCGCCTTAGGCTACTTGGAGATTATCATCATTCCACTCGTATAGCATTTGTTGAGTTTACAATG GCTGAGAGTGCAATTGCTGCGCTTAATTGCAGTGGAGTGGTGTTGGGTTCCCTGCCAATAAG GGTGAGCCCATCAAAAACCCCAGTTCGTCCTCGCTCTCCTCGTGCCCAGCTGAACTGA